One window from the genome of Lentibacillus daqui encodes:
- a CDS encoding alanine/glycine:cation symporter family protein, producing the protein MDTIQTLVENVNDNFLTYILIVVLLGLGLWFTIKTDFVQFKMIPEMFRVIFDKRTVSADGKKGTSSFQAFAISAAARVGTGNLAGVASAVALGGPGAVFWMWLVALLGSASAFVESTLAQVYKVPEANQYRGGPAYYIEKGLNNRWLAIAFAIIITFTYGLFFNSVQSNTIGLAFSGGFNFDNRLMAIILALLTAIVIFGGLKSIANVTQYIVPVMAVVYIILALFVLVANITAIPGMIALIVENAFGIREIAGGGFGAAIMLGIKRGLFSNEAGMGSAPNAAATAEVSHPAKQGLIQALGVFFDTILICSATAFIIILAGGYEGSQLDGIQITQNAVQSQVGEWGAIFIGIAIFLFAYSSILGNYYYGENNIGYIKNSKVGLFIYRIAVILMVAFGTVASFDFVWALADLSMTIMALVNLYAVAKLFKIANRVLKDYREQRKAGKDPVFYRDVLEDDTGVEFWDRETASHADK; encoded by the coding sequence ATGGACACCATTCAAACGTTGGTAGAGAATGTGAACGACAACTTTTTGACGTATATTCTTATTGTTGTCTTACTCGGATTAGGCTTGTGGTTCACGATTAAAACGGATTTTGTCCAATTCAAAATGATTCCCGAAATGTTCCGGGTTATTTTTGATAAACGGACGGTTAGTGCGGATGGAAAAAAAGGGACATCTTCCTTTCAGGCATTTGCAATTAGTGCCGCTGCAAGGGTAGGGACCGGGAACCTTGCCGGTGTAGCATCTGCCGTAGCGCTAGGTGGACCTGGTGCCGTGTTTTGGATGTGGCTGGTTGCTTTATTGGGATCGGCGTCTGCCTTTGTGGAAAGTACGTTGGCACAGGTCTATAAGGTGCCCGAAGCGAATCAATATCGCGGGGGACCTGCTTATTACATAGAAAAGGGGCTCAATAACCGCTGGCTGGCGATTGCCTTTGCGATAATTATCACATTCACCTATGGGCTTTTTTTTAATTCTGTACAATCCAATACAATTGGGCTTGCTTTTTCTGGAGGATTTAACTTTGACAATAGGCTAATGGCCATTATTCTTGCCTTGCTGACCGCGATTGTCATCTTTGGCGGGTTGAAAAGCATTGCTAATGTCACCCAATACATTGTTCCGGTGATGGCTGTTGTTTATATTATCCTGGCACTTTTTGTTTTGGTGGCTAATATAACTGCGATTCCGGGTATGATTGCATTAATTGTGGAAAATGCGTTTGGTATTCGTGAAATAGCCGGTGGCGGATTTGGTGCTGCCATTATGTTGGGAATTAAGCGTGGCTTGTTCTCCAATGAAGCCGGTATGGGTAGTGCACCGAATGCGGCAGCAACTGCAGAGGTTTCCCACCCGGCAAAACAGGGCTTAATTCAGGCCTTGGGCGTCTTTTTCGACACAATTTTAATTTGTAGTGCGACCGCATTTATTATTATCTTGGCTGGCGGCTATGAGGGAAGTCAATTAGACGGGATTCAAATAACCCAAAATGCGGTTCAGTCTCAAGTGGGTGAATGGGGGGCTATCTTCATTGGTATTGCCATCTTTCTGTTTGCCTATAGTTCGATTCTCGGAAATTATTATTACGGGGAAAATAATATCGGTTATATCAAAAATAGTAAAGTAGGCTTGTTTATATACCGGATTGCCGTTATCTTGATGGTTGCCTTTGGTACGGTTGCATCATTTGATTTTGTTTGGGCACTTGCCGATCTGTCTATGACAATTATGGCTTTGGTTAACCTCTATGCTGTTGCCAAATTGTTCAAGATTGCCAACCGCGTTCTGAAAGATTACCGCGAGCAGCGCAAAGCCGGCAAGGACCCAGTATTTTATCGTGATGTTTTAGAGGATGATACTGGTGTCGAATTCTGGGATCGGGAAACCGCCTCGCATGCGGATAAATAG
- a CDS encoding acyl-CoA thioesterase, with the protein MESKPCSNSLAVKTSHVLPPDTNNHGTLFGGKLMAHIDDVAAIAAVRHCRLPVVTASTDSVDFLEPVKEGDSICVEAFVTWTHNTSMEVFVKAVMEELVTGKRSVCATAFTTFVAVDRNGHPVPIPSVYPETEQEKYLHEGAPERAKHRKQRRGFSKEMAKNFGTAYPWGK; encoded by the coding sequence ATGGAAAGTAAACCGTGTTCCAATTCATTAGCAGTAAAAACGTCACATGTCTTACCACCAGATACAAATAATCATGGGACATTGTTTGGTGGCAAATTAATGGCACATATTGATGATGTTGCAGCAATTGCAGCTGTTCGTCATTGCCGATTACCTGTTGTAACAGCGTCCACGGACTCCGTTGACTTTTTGGAACCTGTTAAAGAAGGTGACTCGATTTGTGTCGAGGCGTTTGTCACTTGGACCCATAATACCTCGATGGAAGTCTTCGTCAAAGCCGTGATGGAAGAATTAGTAACAGGAAAACGCAGCGTTTGTGCCACGGCATTTACAACATTTGTCGCGGTCGATCGCAATGGACACCCAGTACCTATACCAAGTGTCTACCCGGAAACGGAACAAGAAAAATATCTGCATGAAGGTGCGCCTGAACGTGCCAAACATCGGAAACAAAGACGAGGCTTCTCCAAAGAAATGGCGAAAAACTTTGGCACCGCGTATCCTTGGGGGAAATAG
- the cls gene encoding cardiolipin synthase, translated as MVFMPYLVAIIMIVNIALAFTIIFLERKDAQSTWAWLMVLLFIPIAGFILYLIFGRNISKQRIFTWDTKSRLGVKKSVEAQLTALEENRFVFKNPAIVAYKDLYFLHLRNDDAIFTQDNHVEIFTDGKEKFAALIDDIEKATDHIHLLYYIIRYDQLGKRIADCLVKKAKAGVEVRVLYDDMGSRRLSRKFVKRIRRAGGQVEAFFPSKIPKVNFKLNYRNHRKLAIIDGQIGYIGGFNIGDEYLGKAKKFGYWRDTHLRVTGDAVKNMQTRFILDWNQASRNDILYDKRYYAAEPNGDVGIQIVSSGPDSDWEQIKNGYIKMILSAKHYVYIQTPYFIPDESLRDALRIAALSGVNVRIMIPNKPDHPFVYWATLSYIGDLLNAGAEVFIYQHGFLHAKMIIVDGEISSVGTANIDVRSFRLNFEVNAFLYDTGIAEKLVAAFEYDISLSTQMTKKLYEKRSLGIRFKESLSRLLSPIL; from the coding sequence ATGGTGTTCATGCCATACTTAGTGGCTATAATAATGATTGTTAATATTGCACTGGCCTTTACGATCATTTTCCTGGAACGCAAGGATGCACAGTCCACATGGGCATGGCTGATGGTCTTGTTATTTATTCCGATTGCTGGCTTTATTTTATATTTGATATTTGGAAGAAACATAAGCAAACAACGGATATTCACATGGGATACCAAGAGCAGGCTGGGAGTAAAGAAATCCGTAGAAGCCCAGTTAACGGCATTGGAGGAAAATCGGTTTGTCTTTAAGAACCCCGCCATTGTCGCGTACAAAGATTTATATTTTTTACATTTGCGAAATGATGATGCTATTTTCACCCAGGATAATCATGTGGAAATTTTCACCGATGGAAAGGAGAAATTTGCTGCACTTATTGACGATATCGAAAAAGCGACCGATCATATTCATTTATTGTATTATATTATTCGTTATGATCAGCTTGGTAAACGTATTGCTGATTGCCTGGTGAAGAAAGCGAAGGCCGGGGTAGAGGTTCGCGTGCTTTATGATGATATGGGTTCCCGCCGCTTAAGCAGGAAGTTTGTTAAGCGGATTCGCAGGGCAGGTGGACAAGTGGAAGCATTTTTTCCGTCAAAGATTCCCAAAGTCAATTTTAAACTTAATTATCGCAACCACCGGAAACTGGCCATTATTGATGGACAAATTGGCTATATCGGCGGGTTTAATATTGGGGATGAATACCTCGGCAAGGCAAAAAAATTTGGCTATTGGCGGGATACCCATTTACGGGTGACGGGGGATGCAGTGAAGAATATGCAAACCCGGTTTATTCTTGATTGGAATCAGGCATCACGGAATGATATTTTATATGACAAACGGTATTATGCGGCGGAACCTAATGGAGATGTTGGCATTCAAATCGTTTCCAGCGGTCCTGATTCGGATTGGGAGCAAATTAAGAATGGTTATATTAAAATGATCTTATCGGCAAAACACTATGTCTATATTCAAACTCCTTACTTCATTCCCGATGAAAGTTTGCGTGATGCATTAAGAATCGCCGCTTTATCTGGTGTGAATGTGCGGATCATGATCCCGAACAAGCCGGACCATCCGTTTGTTTATTGGGCAACACTATCGTATATCGGGGATTTATTGAATGCTGGTGCAGAAGTATTTATTTACCAACATGGGTTTCTTCATGCCAAAATGATTATCGTCGATGGTGAAATCTCCTCTGTCGGGACCGCCAACATCGATGTCCGCAGCTTCCGGCTCAATTTTGAAGTGAATGCCTTCTTATATGATACGGGTATTGCTGAAAAGTTGGTAGCAGCATTTGAGTACGACATCTCCCTGTCAACGCAAATGACGAAAAAACTATATGAAAAGCGTTCATTGGGTATTCGGTTTAAAGAGTCGTTATCCAGGTTGTTGTCGCCGATATTGTAA
- the megL gene encoding methionine gamma-lyase — translation MAKRFKHLETSVIHDGYDAKDMLGSLTPPLFQTSTFTFATAEQGERRFSGDEEGYIYSRIGNPTVTALEERMAALEHGERGLAFGSGMAAVSAVLIALTKANDHIVCSSGLYGCTFDLLSMMEEKYAITHSLSNMNSADELRKCIKPETACIYVETPINPTMKLIDLAMVAKVAKEFAIPVVVDNTFCSPYIQRPLDLGCDIVVHSATKYIGGHGDVIAGLVVGSKDFLDTVQMSTQKDIGGIISPFDAWLLIRGLKTLPVRLDRHCDNAEQIFTKLKDHPKVASIYYPGDQANPSYAIMGKQMKRGGGMISFEIKGTKQDAQAMLNALSFVKIAVSLGDAETLIEHPATMTHAVIPEASRLEMGITDQLIRLSVGLEKWEDVWDDLKQALDKI, via the coding sequence ATGGCTAAGCGATTTAAACATTTGGAAACATCTGTCATACATGATGGTTATGATGCAAAAGATATGTTGGGAAGTTTAACACCACCATTATTTCAAACATCAACTTTTACATTTGCAACTGCTGAACAAGGGGAACGCCGATTCTCCGGGGATGAGGAGGGCTATATTTATTCACGAATTGGCAATCCGACTGTAACGGCATTGGAAGAACGAATGGCCGCGTTAGAACATGGGGAGCGGGGGCTGGCATTTGGCTCCGGGATGGCTGCTGTATCGGCAGTTTTGATTGCATTAACCAAGGCTAATGATCATATTGTCTGTTCATCCGGGCTGTATGGGTGTACATTTGACCTGTTAAGCATGATGGAGGAAAAATACGCGATAACCCATAGCCTTTCCAACATGAATTCCGCTGATGAGTTGCGAAAATGTATCAAACCGGAAACGGCCTGTATTTATGTGGAAACGCCGATTAATCCAACCATGAAGTTGATTGACCTGGCAATGGTTGCAAAAGTAGCCAAGGAATTTGCGATCCCGGTTGTCGTTGATAATACGTTTTGTTCGCCATATATACAGCGCCCGCTTGATTTGGGATGTGATATTGTTGTTCACAGTGCTACTAAATATATCGGTGGTCATGGGGACGTTATAGCTGGTCTTGTTGTTGGATCCAAAGACTTTTTGGATACTGTACAAATGTCCACCCAAAAGGATATCGGCGGTATTATTTCACCGTTTGATGCATGGCTGTTAATTCGTGGGCTTAAAACGTTGCCAGTTCGCCTTGATCGGCATTGTGATAATGCTGAACAAATTTTTACCAAGCTTAAAGACCATCCAAAAGTCGCGAGCATTTATTACCCGGGTGATCAAGCAAATCCATCTTATGCCATTATGGGAAAACAGATGAAACGCGGTGGCGGTATGATCTCCTTTGAAATAAAGGGAACAAAACAGGATGCACAAGCGATGTTAAATGCTTTATCATTTGTGAAAATCGCCGTTAGTCTGGGTGATGCCGAGACACTTATTGAACATCCGGCTACTATGACACATGCGGTTATCCCGGAAGCATCCAGATTGGAAATGGGAATAACCGATCAGCTTATACGTTTGTCTGTTGGATTGGAAAAATGGGAAGACGTTTGGGATGATCTCAAACAGGCGCTGGATAAAATATAG
- a CDS encoding O-acetylhomoserine aminocarboxypropyltransferase/cysteine synthase family protein, with protein sequence MSNFHSHDLETLLLHAGQEPDPTTGSRSVPIYQTTSYVFNDTEHAQNLFALAEPGNIYTRLGNPTCAVFEERVAQLEDGSAAVATSSGMAAITLAILNLAGAGDEIIADSNLYGGTYNLFSTTLPRYGIKVKFVDGTDLDAIRSAITTKTKAIYGEIITNPSLNVLDVEEIASIAHEHHIPLIVDNTFATPYCAKPLTWGADIVIHSATKWIGGHGNSIGGVVVDGGRFNWDNEKFPGFTEPDESYHGLRYADLAPAAFATKLRAQLLRDIGACLSPINAFLLLQGLETLHLRVERHNQNALEVAAYLKAHPAVEWVNYPGLENHPSHSLAQKYLQHGFGSIITFGIQGGRQAGRKLIDNISIWSHVANVGDAKSLIIHPASTTHQQLSAEDLEKSGVSEELVRLAIGVENVDDILIDLDQAIAKATDTKPTIQSSGNDAIKWLLSSPFSREAGAIRQKVIAVIGQDHSKQELQQLQQYGFQIVEVNEQTQAPDTIDAAWLKKGPVPASTLEQFINAQGKILWIEQPDETDPTLEHAKACGITVITGLNPNETFIRLRNNTSEQLTVEV encoded by the coding sequence ATGTCAAACTTTCATTCGCACGATTTAGAAACATTGTTGCTTCATGCAGGGCAGGAACCAGATCCAACAACAGGATCTCGCAGTGTTCCGATCTACCAGACGACTTCCTACGTATTTAACGATACGGAACATGCGCAAAACTTATTTGCATTAGCTGAACCAGGCAATATCTACACACGACTTGGCAATCCAACGTGTGCTGTTTTTGAAGAACGAGTCGCCCAGTTGGAAGATGGATCAGCAGCAGTTGCCACCTCATCCGGCATGGCAGCAATTACATTAGCTATTCTGAATCTGGCTGGTGCCGGTGACGAAATTATTGCCGACAGCAACTTGTACGGCGGAACCTATAATTTGTTTTCCACCACTTTGCCCCGTTATGGAATTAAGGTGAAATTTGTTGACGGGACAGACCTTGATGCCATTCGTTCCGCGATAACAACAAAAACGAAAGCAATTTATGGAGAAATTATTACCAATCCGAGTCTGAATGTGCTTGATGTGGAGGAAATTGCCAGCATCGCCCACGAACATCATATCCCGTTAATTGTGGACAACACGTTTGCTACCCCGTATTGCGCAAAGCCCTTAACATGGGGAGCCGACATTGTGATCCATTCTGCTACCAAATGGATCGGTGGCCACGGAAATTCCATTGGTGGTGTTGTTGTCGATGGTGGACGATTTAATTGGGACAACGAAAAATTCCCCGGGTTTACCGAACCGGATGAGAGCTATCACGGCCTCCGCTATGCAGACTTGGCACCGGCTGCCTTCGCAACAAAATTACGGGCGCAATTACTGAGGGATATCGGAGCATGCCTAAGTCCCATTAATGCCTTTTTGCTATTGCAAGGACTGGAAACCTTACATTTGCGTGTCGAACGTCATAATCAAAATGCGCTAGAAGTCGCCGCATACCTCAAGGCGCATCCAGCTGTGGAATGGGTCAACTATCCTGGATTGGAAAACCACCCTTCCCATTCATTGGCTCAAAAATATTTGCAACACGGTTTTGGTTCCATCATCACGTTCGGTATTCAAGGTGGCAGGCAAGCAGGAAGGAAATTGATTGACAATATTTCGATCTGGTCACATGTCGCGAATGTCGGGGATGCGAAATCACTGATTATTCATCCTGCATCCACAACCCATCAGCAATTAAGTGCGGAAGACTTGGAAAAAAGCGGTGTATCCGAAGAACTTGTCCGCCTTGCTATCGGGGTCGAAAATGTGGATGATATTTTAATTGATTTGGATCAGGCTATTGCCAAAGCTACCGATACAAAGCCAACTATCCAATCTTCCGGGAATGATGCCATTAAATGGCTGCTTTCATCCCCTTTTTCCCGTGAAGCTGGTGCGATAAGACAAAAAGTAATCGCAGTAATTGGCCAAGATCATAGCAAACAGGAATTACAGCAATTACAACAGTATGGATTCCAAATCGTCGAAGTAAATGAACAGACCCAAGCGCCGGATACAATTGATGCAGCTTGGTTGAAAAAAGGACCTGTCCCCGCCAGCACGCTGGAACAGTTTATTAATGCACAAGGAAAGATCCTGTGGATAGAACAACCGGATGAAACCGATCCAACACTGGAACATGCAAAAGCTTGCGGAATTACGGTTATCACCGGATTAAACCCCAATGAAACATTTATACGTTTGCGCAACAACACATCCGAACAACTGACTGTTGAGGTATAA
- a CDS encoding GDSL-type esterase/lipase family protein — protein MINLRKFAVIFVILLVIIGAGGFFIYYSQAHQVEKTIQDVQDHSSEQQTADKKQEKHDSKQDQKEKSEQDTKKEDDKTSIKAFLEDTVQNTINYFTNNEVHVVSIGDSLTEGVGDTTDGGGYVGILDNTINQKKHVAEFDNYGKRGNRSDQLLKRLDIPEISNSIKDADIVTITIGANDIMKILKENITDLSYADFNEERLNYEQRLIKIFDKINDLNPDANIYLIGFYNPFEQYFPDIKELGTIVKDWNTTGEKISREYENATFIPTIDLFEDSDTNLFADDNFHPNTLGYKRIAKRVLEYLQPEHAT, from the coding sequence GTGATAAATTTGAGGAAGTTTGCAGTTATTTTTGTTATTTTACTTGTCATTATCGGTGCAGGAGGCTTTTTTATTTATTATAGTCAAGCTCACCAAGTGGAAAAAACGATTCAAGATGTCCAGGACCACTCTTCTGAGCAACAGACAGCCGATAAAAAACAAGAAAAACATGATTCCAAGCAGGATCAAAAAGAAAAATCGGAACAAGACACAAAAAAAGAAGATGATAAAACCAGTATCAAGGCGTTTCTGGAAGACACCGTACAAAACACGATCAATTATTTCACCAATAACGAAGTCCACGTTGTATCTATTGGGGACTCATTAACCGAGGGAGTTGGCGATACGACAGATGGTGGTGGATATGTCGGTATCCTGGATAATACGATTAACCAAAAGAAACATGTGGCGGAATTCGATAACTACGGTAAACGGGGAAACCGGTCAGATCAGCTACTAAAACGCCTGGATATCCCGGAAATATCCAATTCCATTAAAGATGCGGATATTGTCACGATCACGATTGGTGCAAATGATATCATGAAGATTTTAAAGGAAAATATCACGGACCTGTCATATGCAGATTTCAACGAAGAGCGATTAAATTATGAGCAGCGGTTAATTAAAATTTTTGATAAAATAAATGACCTGAATCCAGATGCAAATATCTATCTGATTGGCTTTTATAATCCATTTGAGCAATACTTTCCAGATATCAAAGAACTTGGTACAATTGTGAAAGATTGGAATACTACTGGAGAAAAAATATCCAGAGAGTATGAAAATGCAACATTTATACCGACAATAGATTTATTCGAGGATTCAGATACCAACTTATTTGCGGATGATAATTTTCATCCCAACACACTTGGTTACAAACGCATTGCGAAACGAGTATTAGAATACCTGCAACCAGAACATGCAACCTAA
- a CDS encoding YpmS family protein: MTERRNTEQPGGKWKRLFFGLLIFDIAIIVILLLLIFWPVSSTPAPQSEGNYDQKSSEFVVRTTKENLNELVNAYIDQLLNDADHHYKVSLENDVHLIGELPVFSSTVPLSVHLEPIVQDNGNAVLKLRSISVGMLELPNKKIMEYMKQYLPMPEWVTIDPKNEEVYVAIDKMDIKSNFQVSIERFDLGANDLAFKIKVPYETLGID; the protein is encoded by the coding sequence ATCACGGAAAGAAGAAATACCGAACAACCTGGAGGGAAATGGAAACGACTATTTTTTGGCTTGCTTATCTTTGACATCGCCATTATTGTCATATTACTGCTATTAATTTTCTGGCCTGTGTCATCAACACCTGCCCCACAATCAGAGGGGAATTATGACCAAAAAAGTTCTGAATTTGTTGTTCGTACCACAAAAGAGAACCTGAATGAATTAGTCAATGCTTATATTGATCAATTATTAAATGATGCAGACCACCATTATAAAGTTTCTCTGGAGAATGATGTTCATTTAATTGGTGAACTGCCAGTATTTTCTTCAACCGTACCACTTTCTGTCCATCTGGAACCAATTGTTCAAGACAATGGGAATGCTGTTTTGAAACTGCGATCCATATCGGTCGGGATGCTGGAATTGCCCAACAAGAAAATAATGGAATACATGAAGCAGTATCTGCCAATGCCAGAGTGGGTAACGATCGATCCAAAAAATGAAGAGGTTTATGTTGCTATCGACAAAATGGATATCAAGAGTAACTTTCAGGTCAGCATTGAACGATTTGATTTGGGAGCAAACGATTTAGCCTTCAAAATCAAAGTCCCTTATGAAACACTGGGAATTGATTAA
- a CDS encoding ABC-F family ATP-binding cassette domain-containing protein: MITVTNVSLRYGDKKLFEDVNLKFTPGNCYGIIGANGAGKSTFLKVLSGEVEPQSGDVSLSPGERMAVLKQDHFAYEEYNVIDTVLMGHERLYEVKQEKDAIYLKADFSEEDGMRAAELEGEFAEMNGWEAESDAAVLLKGLGIDESLHLHAMADLTEDQKVKVLLAQALFGNPDILLLDEPTNGLDIHAIQWLEEFLINFENTVIVVSHDRHFLNKVCTHIADVDYGKIQIYIGNYDFWYESSQLALKMAQEANKKKEEKIKELQSFIARFSANASKSKQATSRKKLLDSITLDDIKPSSRKYPYIAFTPEREIGNDLLRVEGLTKTIGDKKVLDNVSFTINKDDKVAFVGKDDIAKTTLFKILMGEMEPDAGTYKWGVTTSQSYFPKDNSEYFENNDLPLVDWLRQYSPEDETETFLRGFLGRMLFSGEEALKKASVLSGGEKVRCMLAKMMLSQANVLLLDEPTNHLDLESITALNNGLIKFKGSILFTSHDHQFIQSLANRLIELTPSGVIDKEMSYDEYIQDQKLQKEIAAMY, encoded by the coding sequence ATGATAACTGTTACAAATGTCAGTTTACGATATGGTGATAAAAAATTATTTGAAGATGTCAATTTGAAGTTCACACCCGGAAACTGCTATGGCATAATCGGGGCGAATGGTGCTGGAAAATCAACCTTTCTCAAGGTATTATCTGGTGAAGTAGAGCCGCAATCCGGCGATGTTTCACTATCTCCTGGTGAACGGATGGCTGTTTTGAAGCAGGACCACTTTGCGTATGAAGAATATAACGTGATCGATACCGTTCTGATGGGGCATGAACGGTTGTATGAAGTAAAACAGGAAAAAGATGCCATTTATCTGAAAGCAGATTTCTCTGAAGAAGATGGTATGCGCGCAGCTGAACTTGAAGGCGAATTTGCCGAAATGAATGGTTGGGAGGCGGAATCTGATGCAGCGGTTCTCCTTAAAGGTCTGGGTATTGACGAGTCCTTACATTTACATGCCATGGCTGATTTAACGGAAGATCAAAAAGTGAAAGTCTTGCTGGCTCAGGCATTGTTTGGCAACCCGGACATTCTCCTGCTGGACGAGCCGACGAACGGTTTGGATATTCATGCCATTCAATGGTTGGAGGAGTTCCTGATCAACTTTGAAAATACGGTTATCGTTGTTTCCCATGACCGGCACTTTTTAAATAAAGTATGTACCCATATTGCTGACGTTGACTATGGAAAAATTCAAATTTATATCGGGAACTATGATTTTTGGTATGAATCCAGTCAGCTAGCATTAAAGATGGCTCAGGAGGCAAACAAGAAAAAAGAAGAAAAAATCAAGGAGCTGCAATCATTTATTGCCCGATTCAGCGCCAATGCATCAAAGTCCAAACAGGCTACATCACGAAAAAAACTGTTGGATAGCATTACTTTGGATGATATCAAGCCGTCTTCCCGTAAGTATCCATATATTGCCTTTACTCCTGAACGTGAAATCGGTAATGATCTGCTTCGGGTGGAAGGATTGACGAAAACAATCGGTGATAAAAAAGTGCTGGACAATGTCAGTTTCACCATTAATAAAGATGATAAAGTAGCATTTGTCGGCAAAGATGATATCGCTAAAACGACATTATTCAAAATTTTGATGGGGGAAATGGAGCCAGATGCCGGCACCTATAAATGGGGTGTTACCACATCACAATCTTATTTCCCAAAAGATAATTCCGAGTACTTTGAGAACAACGATTTACCACTAGTGGATTGGTTACGACAGTACTCTCCGGAAGACGAAACGGAAACATTCTTACGCGGATTTCTGGGCAGAATGCTTTTTTCCGGGGAAGAGGCATTAAAGAAAGCAAGTGTGCTATCCGGTGGTGAAAAAGTTCGCTGCATGCTGGCCAAGATGATGTTAAGCCAGGCAAATGTCTTATTGTTGGATGAACCAACCAACCATTTGGACCTGGAGTCCATTACCGCCTTAAACAATGGTCTGATCAAATTCAAAGGATCCATTCTCTTTACATCCCATGACCATCAATTTATTCAAAGTCTGGCTAATCGCTTAATCGAACTAACCCCAAGCGGTGTGATCGATAAAGAAATGAGCTATGATGAATATATTCAAGATCAGAAATTGCAAAAAGAAATAGCAGCGATGTATTAA
- a CDS encoding L-threonine 3-dehydrogenase — translation MKKILVTGALGQIGSELVDKLRKTYGTENVIGTDIKTSQTSNGPFETADVTDAAKLYSIAKSYHVDTIMHLAALLSAKAETNPQKAWDLNMGGLLNALEVARQLKLKLFTPSSIGAFGPTTPKNATPQDTIQRPISMYGVNKVAGELLCDYYYHRFGVDTRGVRFPGLISHVTPPGGGTTDYAVEIYYEAVKNKSYTSFIAKNTYMDMMYMPDALNAIIQLMEADPDKLSHRNAFNITAISASPEDFAREIQKHIPEFTLTYDVDPVRQKIAESWPNSLDDSAAKAEWGFTAEYDLAGMTADMLEKISNK, via the coding sequence ATGAAGAAGATTTTAGTCACCGGTGCTCTTGGCCAAATTGGTTCAGAGCTTGTAGATAAACTCCGGAAAACCTATGGAACAGAAAATGTAATTGGAACAGATATTAAAACATCGCAAACCAGTAACGGACCGTTTGAAACTGCAGATGTAACAGATGCTGCAAAATTATACTCTATTGCGAAATCCTATCATGTGGATACAATCATGCATCTTGCTGCCTTATTGTCTGCCAAGGCCGAGACAAATCCCCAAAAAGCTTGGGATTTAAATATGGGTGGATTGCTCAATGCGTTGGAAGTCGCGCGTCAGTTGAAACTAAAGCTGTTTACTCCCAGTTCAATCGGCGCATTTGGCCCAACAACACCAAAGAATGCGACGCCACAAGATACGATTCAACGTCCAATTTCCATGTACGGTGTCAATAAAGTTGCCGGCGAACTACTTTGCGATTATTATTATCACCGATTTGGCGTAGATACCCGTGGAGTCAGATTTCCGGGTTTAATTTCTCATGTTACTCCACCTGGTGGCGGGACAACAGATTATGCAGTAGAAATTTATTATGAAGCAGTGAAAAATAAATCGTATACATCATTCATTGCCAAAAATACGTATATGGATATGATGTATATGCCGGACGCCCTGAATGCCATCATTCAATTAATGGAGGCTGATCCGGATAAGCTAAGTCATCGCAATGCTTTCAATATCACTGCCATTTCCGCATCACCGGAAGACTTTGCCCGGGAAATACAAAAACATATTCCCGAATTTACATTAACATATGATGTTGATCCCGTCCGTCAAAAAATAGCGGAAAGCTGGCCGAATTCGCTGGATGACTCAGCAGCAAAAGCAGAATGGGGATTTACAGCGGAATATGACCTTGCCGGTATGACGGCGGATATGTTGGAGAAAATTAGTAATAAGTAA